Below is a window of Arabidopsis thaliana chromosome 2, partial sequence DNA.
ATCAAGAGCAAGAACATTAACGACGGCGGAAGCAGTTTCCGGAAGTGGAGTTTCGCTTCCGCCGCTGGATTTGACTGAGGATAATATCCATTTGGTACTATCCGAAGCTCGTATCGAGGtaagctttttcttcttaaccGCTTTTGCCTAATCCAAGATTAGTACGAAATAAATTCTGAACCGGCATTCAGTATATAACCGAATTGCACCAACGTATATGGTCCGATTTTCTTCCTGCTTGGTTatgttctttaatttatttagacCGAAACCGTAACGAACCGGTTCTAGGTCATATTGAGAGATTGTGTTCcgtatgaaaaaaacaaaacagagcattgtTGCTTGTAGAGGAAACAATCTTTGTTCGGTTTCAGTTTTTTACAGAGCTAAACTAGAGGTTCCGAATTTGTGAATTTTGATCGAAAttcatgttttggttttgtacgATAGCTAGCACAACTCTTCGACTCATCGGTTGGGATAACAGGACAAGTAGAGTTAGTGGAACTAGACGGACCATTCGTTACGATAAGTTTAAGAGGCAAGTTTTGGCATACGCGTGCAATGGTTCTAGCTCGACTTGGGAACTACTTAAAACAGAGGATCCCTGAGATTTTGGAGGTTAATATTGAAGATGAAAAGCAACTCGATGATAGTCCTGCAAATTTCTAAATCTTCCATTTTGTTCAtttggaaaatatttattgatctTTCTTGCTGCTTAATGTGACTTTGAAGTTTGATGATGCTTATGAGTTGTTAAAACTCTGTTGAGTATCTAAAATCGATGCTTTGTAGCAAAGTATACATCGTTTCTAAAAGCCCAAAAGAGactatcaatttttttttttaataactaataatatatgtgcgagtaaaaccctaatttgatTAGGTTTAGCGTTTTTGATCATTTGGTGATTCAAAAGGATTTCACGAGTAAAACGTTTGGTTCCGTGAGGTGGTTTATTCCTAGTCTACAGGGACCCGTGCGGTAAACTCGATACAGCTCCAAATTTGATTCCATAAGTGTGTGGCTTAGAttggttatttatttattttaatagaTTCATTAAACCGTTTTAGtataagatttctttttttttaaattggtttggtttgttagAATATGAACAAACGAGATGGATCAATCGTCTCCAACGAATTATCTTGtacttaattattttataaacaaatgaaatgtaaaaataagTACATGAAAGATATAGAAACGGAATTATCCGAATtaatgattcttttgtttcacaCGAGAAGAAAAAATCCTAAATTGTTAAGCGCACGTACGCCTCCAACAATTGCAACACGAAAATGTCTAGAGATGATAATGGTTGGTCAAAGCTTTATCCTGATCTTTTGCGATCGATATTCGAAAGCTTGAGTTGCTTGGATTTTCATCGAGCAGGAACCGTTTGTTCAAACTGGTATGCCGTATCTCGATCATGTCCTCTGTATCCATGGAGAATCGTATTCCGAGGTAAGAATTCTGTCTTGTTTGATCCAATACAAGACAAGATCTACACCAAAAATCTTCTTGGAATCGACTTGTCCAAAATCCATTGTCTTGCTAGTTATGGTAATTGGATCCTAATCGTAGATCCTCGTTTAGATTTCTACCTCTTGAACGTGTTTACTCGCGAGACGATCAATCTTCCTTCATTAGAGTCATCGCTACGTGGTGATCGTCCTTTTAGATTCATACGAAATGATGACGAGTCTGGATACTTTCTTGAGCTCTACGGCACCAAGTTTCTCTTGACGTGGAACGATTTTAGGTTTGAGAAAACTGCTATCCTGTGGGTAAACGGGAGAAATGGAGATTACGTTGTTGCTTGGGCTATCAAACAGTTCTATATCTtctcatacaaaaaaataggaaatgatgatgatgataagcgATGGAGTATCACATGCACACAATGTGAGGATATGGCTTATAAAGATAACAAGCTTTATGTGTATACATTTGATCATTACATCAACATTCTTGATTTCTCTGGAAATTCTCCTAAAGAACCCATGGAAGAAAACCCTTATCTTAGTCATCCTTTTAGTTTCGTAGATGCGATTTATAAGTTGAGACTTGCGGTCACAAGGGAAGGAAAGGTTCTAATCGTTCTGAGTTTAGTAGGGTTAGATAAAAAGATTTGCATCTACAAGCTGAATCTTAAGATTGGTGATTGGGAAATAGTAGAGTCCTTGGGAGATGAAATGTTGATTTTTGGTCATGGGGTCACAATAAGAGCACCGGACAAAGATATTAGTGGGGGAGGACTCAAGAGTGAttcaatatgttttctttatgaTGACTATTTGTCTGATCATTATCTTACAATGAAGAGACAACCAATTTGCGGTGTGTTCGATCTTGCGACAAGTACAATCACATGGCATACAAGATTAGAAGACCTGTCTTCGAAGATTTGTTGGTTTGTTCCAGGATGTGCTTAGTCTAAAACTCTCCTCCTCAGtctctgattttggttttatcaaCAATTtgaataagttttttttttttgttaaacgtTGAATAAAGTTTTTTGATTGTAACATGCTTTTTTAagcttaattttttttaataaagatatCGTATGATTTTCTACCGGAAATATGTGATTAAATCATGGACTAAAGTTGTTGTTTCTAGTGACAATTAAGAGATGAGACAAATCATCAACACTAATATACTTTTCAGACAAATTATTACACTTGATACGCATAACCCTGTTTTAGTTCGCGGGCTTTGCTTGTCACATATATAGCCCATTAATATGGTCTTAGGCCCATGAATGGTTTCCTTTGTTCAAAAACCTAACCCTACTTTATTTCTTACATCACAAGTTCACAACCATCGGAATGATTTGAAGAAGACGACAAACAATGTCGAGAACTCGTTATGATTGGTCCAAGCTTTGTCACGATATTTTGCGATTGATACTCGAAAGCTTGCACTACAAGGATTATCATCGAGCAAGAACCGTTTGCTCTAACTGGTACACAGCTTCCACAACGTGTAAGCGACCTCTGTATCCATGGCGAATCAAATTCAACAAGATTTCAACTTCACTCTTCGATCCAAGAGAAGACAAGATCCACGAAATTCAACATCCCGGAATCGAATTCTCCGATAGGAATGTTCTTGCTAGCTGCAGCAATTGGTTCTTGATGGTTGATTCTGGTTTAGAATTCTATCTCCTGAATGCTTTCACTCGTGAGAGAATCAATCTTCCATCGATGGAGTCATCGATTCTTGGTAAAGAGAGATTGGAAAAAGAAGTTGCGTGGAAACATTTCATCGAGCGTACAGACATCATCTCTACCAAGAAACAGGCTTGTCTTTGGATAAATGAGAGAACAGGGGATTATGTTGTGGCTTGGAGTATCAAACAGCACTATTTGTTCACTTACAAGAAAGGAGATGATTCATGGTTGAATCTTGAAGGCACTAAGTGTGTGTCTATGGCTTTGAATAAGGACTACAAGCTTTATGTGTATGCATTAGATAACTCCATCaagatttttgatttatatGGTGAGTTTCCTAGTGAGATTGTCGAGGAGAATCCGTATCGCAACCATCCGTTTAGCTTTCGGTTTGTTTCGAAGCCCGAGGAACACGCTTGGAAGCAGGTTGTAGCGATTACTAACTCTGGAGAGGTTTTGATGATCGTGAGCTTAAAAGGGTTAGAAGATAAGcgtttgttttatatatataagatggATTTTGGAAGTTGTAACTGGGAGAGAGTAGATTCTCTTGGAGGTGAGATGTTGATATTTGGTCATGGGGTTACCATAAGAGCACCGATCTTAGATATTAATGGTTTGGGAATCAAGAGTGATTCAATCTGTTTCCGCGGTGATGATCTTTGGCCACTTAGTCAGCTTTTTATTCCCATCACACAACCTATGTGCGGTGTATTTGATCTTGCGACAAGTACAATCACATGGCCTAAATCATTAGATGCTTCAGTCTTGAAGAGTTTCTGGTTTGTTCCAGGACATGCTTGAGTATGTTTTAAGGAGATTGGTTTCTCATTTGGTCTAGTCTAAAGATTCAGAGAGAATCAGCAGAGCTAAGTGTTTTTTGGCTACTTTGACTTTGGATATTACTATCGATTAGTTCTAGGCTTTTATTGTTCATCTTTTTCcgatttttaacaaaacaaattctacGGAAGTTTGTGGTTTAATGAatctttgtttgataaaagttCTTATAGTAATCTTGTAAGAAATCTTACAACTGATCCtctaaaatttgtttatggAAACAACACACAGCTCTCAAAATTGCAATGTCACAGTCAATTTCAGTTCATCTATCTATCTGTGAACTTCTGCTGCTGTTGGCTGAGGTTGTTCGTGAACTCTATGCTGTCTCACAATAGGAGCAATCAACTTCCAAACTGTAttcaaaccaataaaaaccCAAACTCAGTAAACAAATGTCATTTACTGGCCTAGTTGGTATATAATTTGATTGCAAATCTCTCGTTTAGAGCCATCTGTTAGATCAAGAGCTGAAACCAtttagttttacatttttaacttACGGTAAATCGCTGCGGCAAACCACTCGTTCACTATCTTCACCCATGTGCTTGTCCATCCAACATCAATGCTCCATCTATGTGTTACATAAATAATACAATTTCACAGTCATGACTCTGAGTATTGTTGTTTCAGATGAGAATGTGCAGATTGGAATTTTCCTTACTTCTCTGTGGAATGTGAAAGGTTCCAGCTGATAAACAACATAGCAAAGTACATTGCTCCTAAGGAGAACACAAGGTGGAAGAATCCATAGCTGTATGGTatatcgtcttcttctttcgctTCATCTTTACGAAACTCGAACTGTAATAAAGATCTAAAATGTCTGTGActgaaaaatattgattttcaaGATGAGAGTGAATGTAAACTAACCCTGAAGGATTCTGAATCGATCCCGGTTGAGAATGTTGCCATCACAATGGCGCCTATAGCTATAAGGAAACTCTGAAAAAAGTAAGAAGTTAGATAAACTCTTAAGTAAACAAGAACTCAAGAAGAGGCTTTGAGCTCTTACCAGTATTGTAGTCCAATCAGTATGGCTGTTTTGAGTATGCGCATTGCATTTTGTATGTGAAGGTTCGCTGATACAAAACTTCTACTTTAGTAATGCTTTGAAgaactaaacaaacaaaaatcagatgTTGTATTTGTCTTTACCTTCTGATCGCAGACCAACATAGGAAGACAATGTAAGAAGCCATAATCCCGGAAGACAAAAGACCTCTATTCTTCACCTTTTAATGCAAAGCATCAGTATTCGAAGCAGAGATCAATCTTTGTGCTACCTTTAAGCAAAACTTAGGAAATGTACCTTTGAATGCAAGGAAATAACCATCATAACGATTAAAAGTATAACAGTCCATGAGATGAAGAATATATTGAGGCCACAAGCAGTAGAAGCTCCATAAAAGTAGTACATCACTGCGATCCCGCAAACAGAACCGATGTAGAAAACTATTGACATgaccaaaccaaaagaacaGCTGCAGAAAACACAGTAGTGTTAGCCAATTGGTGATATATCCACATAGAGAAAACGCTTTTGTAATGACTGATACTTGCTTACCTTTGCTTACTTTGGTTTTGAGGCATCCAATAGTTATTCCACCAAGTGATGAATTCGATAACACTTACAAGTTGCAGACCAAGAAATATCCTGAAACAATAGAAATGGTAAGAGAATTATGTGTTTCTCTTATTCTCTTATCTTATAAGAAGAGTATAACTTGAAAGATGATTTTACCCTGCACCAACACGAGCGATTTCTCCTGTAAGGAAAACATCATTGTCGTGATCCAAACCAATTAGATAAAATGGAGAATATTATAGAGTTATAGTGAGACAGAAGCATACCATAAATTTGGATGTAAAGCTGAGGTATGAAGAAAGAAGCTACCATGACTATAACCAGtagaaaaaacttaaagatCCAATTATCCGAGTGCCAGCTGTTTTGAGCTTCGTGGAGTTTCATTGTGTTCCATGTTGAGAGGAACATAACAAAGTAAAATATCTTCATTGCTAAGGATAAACTATATAACATACCAAATTACTTAAAAGTATGACTCTATCAGCAaaagatttgatatttcaGGATACGAAACATCCTAAACTCACGCGGAGTACTCCAAGCGTATGGAAACAACGACTTCCTTCTGGTCCACAACTGCTGACATCTGCAATGATGATTTCAACTTAAAGTATCTTTAACTTCAACATTAGATATATCTCAAaagatttatgaaaaaaatacatggAAGCAAGGCCAGAGCCTTTTGTGCGTAGTCACGGATAAACCAAGCGCATAGATTTATGATCAAGAAAATGGTTCCGTAGGTATAACGAGCTCTCAAGGACTTGTTTTTCTCTTGGTAATAATAGAGACTCCTCTGTTCTATT
It encodes the following:
- a CDS encoding uncharacterized protein (unknown protein; FUNCTIONS IN: molecular_function unknown; INVOLVED IN: biological_process unknown; LOCATED IN: chloroplast stroma; EXPRESSED IN: 22 plant structures; EXPRESSED DURING: 13 growth stages; Has 57 Blast hits to 57 proteins in 22 species: Archae - 0; Bacteria - 8; Metazoa - 0; Fungi - 0; Plants - 35; Viruses - 0; Other Eukaryotes - 14 (source: NCBI BLink).), producing MELVSLPIHHRTAPPNFPPLETGNPVANRIGQALRFSNVRMRKPAYLGTILSEKSRARTLTTAEAVSGSGVSLPPLDLTEDNIHLVLSEARIELAQLFDSSVGITGQVELVELDGPFVTISLRGKFWHTRAMVLARLGNYLKQRIPEILEVNIEDEKQLDDSPANF
- a CDS encoding F-box only protein (DUF295) (CONTAINS InterPro DOMAIN/s: F-box domain, cyclin-like (InterPro:IPR001810), Protein of unknown function DUF295 (InterPro:IPR005174); BEST Arabidopsis thaliana protein match is: F-box family protein (TAIR:AT2G33200.1); Has 430 Blast hits to 413 proteins in 15 species: Archae - 0; Bacteria - 0; Metazoa - 0; Fungi - 0; Plants - 430; Viruses - 0; Other Eukaryotes - 0 (source: NCBI BLink).), whose product is MSRDDNGWSKLYPDLLRSIFESLSCLDFHRAGTVCSNWYAVSRSCPLYPWRIVFRGKNSVLFDPIQDKIYTKNLLGIDLSKIHCLASYGNWILIVDPRLDFYLLNVFTRETINLPSLESSLRGDRPFRFIRNDDESGYFLELYGTKFLLTWNDFRFEKTAILWVNGRNGDYVVAWAIKQFYIFSYKKIGNDDDDKRWSITCTQCEDMAYKDNKLYVYTFDHYINILDFSGNSPKEPMEENPYLSHPFSFVDAIYKLRLAVTREGKVLIVLSLVGLDKKICIYKLNLKIGDWEIVESLGDEMLIFGHGVTIRAPDKDISGGGLKSDSICFLYDDYLSDHYLTMKRQPICGVFDLATSTITWHTRLEDLSSKICWFVPGCA
- a CDS encoding F-box family protein (F-box family protein; CONTAINS InterPro DOMAIN/s: F-box domain, cyclin-like (InterPro:IPR001810), Protein of unknown function DUF295 (InterPro:IPR005174); BEST Arabidopsis thaliana protein match is: F-box family protein with a domain of unknown function (DUF295) (TAIR:AT2G33190.1); Has 444 Blast hits to 426 proteins in 13 species: Archae - 0; Bacteria - 0; Metazoa - 0; Fungi - 0; Plants - 444; Viruses - 0; Other Eukaryotes - 0 (source: NCBI BLink).), with translation MSRTRYDWSKLCHDILRLILESLHYKDYHRARTVCSNWYTASTTCKRPLYPWRIKFNKISTSLFDPREDKIHEIQHPGIEFSDRNVLASCSNWFLMVDSGLEFYLLNAFTRERINLPSMESSILGKERLEKEVAWKHFIERTDIISTKKQACLWINERTGDYVVAWSIKQHYLFTYKKGDDSWLNLEGTKCVSMALNKDYKLYVYALDNSIKIFDLYGEFPSEIVEENPYRNHPFSFRFVSKPEEHAWKQVVAITNSGEVLMIVSLKGLEDKRLFYIYKMDFGSCNWERVDSLGGEMLIFGHGVTIRAPILDINGLGIKSDSICFRGDDLWPLSQLFIPITQPMCGVFDLATSTITWPKSLDASVLKSFWFVPGHA
- a CDS encoding Serinc-domain containing serine and sphingolipid biosynthesis protein — encoded protein: MLYSLSLAMKIFYFVMFLSTWNTMKLHEAQNSWHSDNWIFKFFLLVIVMVASFFIPQLYIQIYGEIARVGAGIFLGLQLVSVIEFITWWNNYWMPQNQSKQSCSFGLVMSIVFYIGSVCGIAVMYYFYGASTACGLNIFFISWTVILLIVMMVISLHSKVKNRGLLSSGIMASYIVFLCWSAIRSEPSHTKCNAHTQNSHTDWTTILSFLIAIGAIVMATFSTGIDSESFRFEFRKDEAKEEDDIPYSYGFFHLVFSLGAMYFAMLFISWNLSHSTEKWSIDVGWTSTWVKIVNEWFAAAIYLWKLIAPIVRQHRVHEQPQPTAAEVHR
- a CDS encoding Serinc-domain containing serine and sphingolipid biosynthesis protein: MNGSAEATRTRPLQISPGDLEAAHLDELIMEIEQRSLYYYQEKNKSLRARYTYGTIFLIINLCAWFIRDYAQKALALLPYVSSCGPEGSRCFHTLGVLRVSLGCFIFYFVMFLSTWNTMKLHEAQNSWHSDNWIFKFFLLVIVMVASFFIPQLYIQIYGEIARVGAGIFLGLQLVSVIEFITWWNNYWMPQNQSKQSCSFGLVMSIVFYIGSVCGIAVMYYFYGASTACGLNIFFISWTVILLIVMMVISLHSKVKNRGLLSSGIMASYIVFLCWSAIRSEPSHTKCNAHTQNSHTDWTTILSFLIAIGAIVMATFSTGIDSESFRFEFRKDEAKEEDDIPYSYGFFHLVFSLGAMYFAMLFISWNLSHSTEKWSIDVGWTSTWVKIVNEWFAAAIYLWKLIAPIVRQHRVHEQPQPTAAEVHR
- a CDS encoding Serinc-domain containing serine and sphingolipid biosynthesis protein, giving the protein MFLSTWNTMKLHEAQNSWHSDNWIFKFFLLVIVMVASFFIPQLYIQIYGEIARVGAGIFLGLQLVSVIEFITWWNNYWMPQNQSKQSCSFGLVMSIVFYIGSVCGIAVMYYFYGASTACGLNIFFISWTVILLIVMMVISLHSKVKNRGLLSSGIMASYIVFLCWSAIRSEPSHTKCNAHTQNSHTDWTTILSFLIAIGAIVMATFSTGIDSESFRFEFRKDEAKEEDDIPYSYGFFHLVFSLGAMYFAMLFISWNLSHSTEKWSIDVGWTSTWVKIVNEWFAAAIYLWKLIAPIVRQHRVHEQPQPTAAEVHR
- a CDS encoding Serinc-domain containing serine and sphingolipid biosynthesis protein (Serinc-domain containing serine and sphingolipid biosynthesis protein; FUNCTIONS IN: molecular_function unknown; INVOLVED IN: biological_process unknown; LOCATED IN: membrane; CONTAINS InterPro DOMAIN/s: TMS membrane protein/tumour differentially expressed protein (InterPro:IPR005016); BEST Arabidopsis thaliana protein match is: Serinc-domain containing serine and sphingolipid biosynthesis protein (TAIR:AT3G24460.1); Has 814 Blast hits to 786 proteins in 182 species: Archae - 0; Bacteria - 0; Metazoa - 443; Fungi - 138; Plants - 166; Viruses - 0; Other Eukaryotes - 67 (source: NCBI BLink).), encoding MNGSAEATRTRPLQISPGDLEAAHLDELIMEIEQRSLYYYQEKNKSLRARYTYGTIFLIINLCAWFIRDYAQKALALLPYVSSCGPEGSRCFHTLGVLRVSLGCFIFYFVMFLSTWNTMKLHEAQNSWHSDNWIFKFFLLVIVMVASFFIPQLYIQIYGEIARVGAGIFLGLQLVSVIEFITWWNNYWMPQNQSKQSCSFGLVMSIVFYIGSVCGIAVMYYFYGASTACGLNIFFISWTVILLIVMMVISLHSKVKNRGLLSSGIMASYIVFLCWSAIRSEPSHTKCNAHTQNSHTDWTTILSFLIAIGAIVMATFSTGIDSESFRFRKDEAKEEDDIPYSYGFFHLVFSLGAMYFAMLFISWNLSHSTEKWSIDVGWTSTWVKIVNEWFAAAIYLWKLIAPIVRQHRVHEQPQPTAAEVHR
- a CDS encoding Serinc-domain containing serine and sphingolipid biosynthesis protein, which gives rise to MNGSAEATRTRPLQISPGDLEAAHLDELIMEIEQRSLYYYQEKNKSLRARYTYGTIFLIINLCAWFIRDYAQKALALLPYVSSCGPEGSRCFHTLGVLRVSLGCFIFYFVMFLSTWNTMKLHEAQNSWHSDNWIFKFFLLVIVMVASFFIPQLYIQIYGEIARVGAGIFLGLQLVSVIEFITWWNNYWMPQNQSKQSCSFGLVMSIVFYIGSVCGIAVMYYFYGASTACGLNIFFISWTVILLIVMMVISLHSKVKNRGLLSSGIMASYIVFLCWSAIRSEPSHTKCNAHTQNSHTDWTTILSFLIAIGAIVMATFSTGIDSESFRFEFRKDEAKEEDDIPYSYGFFHLVFSLGAMYFAMLFISWNLSHSTEKWSIDVGWTSTWVKIVNEWFAAAIYRKLKM
- a CDS encoding Serinc-domain containing serine and sphingolipid biosynthesis protein, with protein sequence MNGSAEATRTRPLQISPGDLEAAHLDELIMEIEQRSLYYYQEKNKSLRARYTYGTIFLIINLCAWFIRDYAQKALALLPYVSSCGPEGSRCFHTLGVLRVSLGCFIFYFVMFLSTWNTMKLHEAQNSWHSDNWIFKFFLLVIVMVASFFIPQLYIQIYGEIARVGAGIFLGLQLVSVIEFITWWNNYWMPQNQSKQSCSFGLVMSIVFYIGSVCGIAVMYYFYGASTACGLNIFFISWTVILLIVMMVISLHSKVKNRGLLSSGIMASYIVFLCWSAIRSEPSHTKCNAHTQNSHTDWTTILSFLIAIGAIVMATFSTGIDSESFRFEFRKDEAKEEDDIPYSYGFFHLVFSLGAMYFAMLFISWNLSHSTEK
- a CDS encoding Serinc-domain containing serine and sphingolipid biosynthesis protein encodes the protein MNGSAEATRTRPLQISPGDLEAAHLDELIMEIEQRSLYYYQEKNKSLRARYTYGTIFLIINLCAWFIRDYAQKALALLPYVSSCGPEGSRCFHTLGVLRVSLGCFIFYFVMFLSTWNTMKLHEAQNSWHSDNWIFKFFLLVIVMVASFFIPQLYIQIYGEIARVGAGIFLGLQLVSVIEFITWWNNYWMPQNQSKQSCSFGLVMSIVFYIGSVCGIAVMYYFYGASTACGLNIFFISWTVILLIVMMVISLHSKVKNRGLLSSGIMASYIVFLCWSAIRSEPSHTKCNAHTQNSHTDWTTILSFLIAIGAIVMATFSTGIDSESFRVSLHSLSS